One stretch of Streptomyces sp. R21 DNA includes these proteins:
- a CDS encoding RNA polymerase sigma factor: protein MDKKVRSEDEKTRGRTDVDGREWRSTIAAAQAGDRRALDELVAGWLPLVYNIVGRALNGHADVDDVVQETMLRAVDNLGSLRDPDSFRSWLVAIAMRQIRDRARRRTSETLDDGAGDQAADFAELTVLRLQLEGQRREVAEAVRWLDDEDRELLSLWWLEVAGELTRRELAAAVGISRQHAAVRVQRMKARLEAARGIVRSLGSSCPDLREVTARWDGRPDSVWRKRLARHIRGCAFCSGPAETVVPAERLLVGIALVPVPVGFTLSLALGGKTAAAAAVAAPVGWSAKVLGVLTKPAVAVTAGATLAAGGAYVVTQVPDAPPPKALAPTAASTARPPSRTPSAAPSPTPSASPSASPSPSVSAKAYGTVVDGVDDAPAPDARPAALPHRPESGITSTGGAHAVMNHRGDGVTLKGQGYVLVRWQISPKYRPGGLVMPSWTGLKGKLFHVASGGGRRMDDTFPDSGDGYTSGMGGPTIGYAVLPDGTQQMWQNEYFYLDGSVTLTVNERGADYGLSVFPSSWTAADTDITTGPAQGAIRYGLVRDTGKDTTPVPQYVTRTSPADPATVAQHTRL from the coding sequence ATGGACAAGAAGGTACGTTCCGAAGACGAAAAGACCAGGGGAAGGACGGACGTGGACGGGCGGGAGTGGCGCTCCACCATCGCGGCCGCGCAGGCCGGTGACCGGCGCGCGCTCGACGAGCTGGTCGCCGGCTGGCTGCCCCTCGTCTACAACATCGTCGGCCGCGCCCTGAACGGACACGCGGACGTCGACGACGTCGTGCAGGAGACCATGCTGCGCGCCGTCGACAACCTCGGCTCGCTGCGCGACCCGGACAGCTTCCGGTCCTGGCTGGTAGCCATCGCCATGCGCCAGATACGGGACCGGGCGCGCCGCCGGACCTCCGAGACACTCGACGACGGCGCCGGCGACCAGGCCGCCGACTTCGCCGAACTGACCGTGCTGCGGCTCCAGTTGGAGGGGCAGCGGCGCGAGGTCGCGGAAGCCGTGCGCTGGCTCGACGACGAGGACCGCGAGCTGCTGTCGCTGTGGTGGCTGGAGGTCGCGGGCGAACTCACCCGGCGTGAACTGGCGGCCGCCGTCGGCATCAGCCGCCAGCACGCCGCCGTCCGGGTCCAGCGCATGAAGGCGCGACTGGAGGCGGCACGCGGCATCGTGCGCTCCCTCGGCTCGTCCTGCCCCGACCTGCGCGAGGTGACCGCCCGCTGGGACGGGCGGCCCGACTCGGTGTGGCGCAAGCGGCTCGCCCGGCACATCCGGGGCTGCGCCTTCTGTTCCGGGCCCGCCGAGACCGTCGTACCGGCCGAACGGCTCCTCGTCGGAATCGCCCTCGTCCCCGTGCCCGTCGGCTTCACGCTGTCCCTGGCGCTCGGCGGCAAGACAGCGGCGGCCGCGGCCGTGGCTGCCCCGGTCGGCTGGTCGGCGAAGGTGCTGGGCGTGCTGACCAAGCCCGCCGTCGCGGTGACGGCGGGCGCGACCCTCGCCGCCGGCGGCGCGTACGTCGTGACGCAGGTGCCGGACGCGCCGCCCCCGAAGGCCCTCGCACCGACGGCGGCGAGCACGGCACGTCCGCCGTCCCGCACCCCGTCCGCCGCACCGAGCCCGACACCCTCGGCCTCCCCGTCCGCCTCGCCTTCCCCTTCCGTTTCGGCCAAGGCCTACGGCACTGTCGTCGACGGCGTCGACGACGCCCCGGCGCCGGACGCGCGGCCCGCCGCCCTGCCGCACCGCCCCGAGTCCGGGATCACCAGCACCGGCGGCGCGCACGCCGTGATGAATCACCGCGGTGACGGCGTGACCCTCAAGGGACAGGGCTATGTCCTGGTGCGCTGGCAGATCTCCCCGAAGTACCGGCCGGGCGGGCTGGTCATGCCGAGCTGGACCGGGCTGAAGGGCAAGCTCTTCCACGTGGCGTCGGGCGGCGGCCGGCGGATGGACGACACCTTTCCGGACAGCGGCGACGGCTACACGTCCGGCATGGGCGGACCCACCATCGGCTACGCCGTACTGCCGGACGGCACCCAGCAGATGTGGCAGAACGAGTACTTCTACCTCGACGGCTCGGTCACCCTCACCGTGAACGAGCGGGGCGCCGACTACGGCCTGAGCGTCTTCCCGTCGAGCTGGACCGCGGCCGACACGGACATCACCACCGGCCCGGCCCAGGGCGCGATCCGCTACGGCCTCGTCCGCGACACTGGCAAGGACACCACCCCGGTACCGCAGTACGTCACGCGCACCAGCCCGGCCGATCCGGCGACGGTGGCCCAACACACCCGCTTGTAG
- a CDS encoding NADAR family protein has protein sequence MGKIDSLAVLTREVRAGARVKYLHFWGHRPRQDGQVGASCLSQWWPSSFTVDGVAYATAEHWMMAAKARLFGDAEAERAAIDAPNPALAKKAGRLVRGFDDSLWERERYGIVVEGSVHKFAAHADLRTFLLATGDRVLVEASPVDRVWGIGLAADDERAADPEQWRGPNLLGFALMEARERLRERG, from the coding sequence ATGGGGAAGATCGACTCTTTGGCAGTCCTGACCAGGGAAGTCCGCGCGGGGGCACGGGTCAAGTACCTGCATTTCTGGGGACACCGGCCGCGTCAGGACGGACAGGTCGGCGCGAGCTGCCTGAGCCAGTGGTGGCCGTCGTCGTTCACCGTGGACGGCGTGGCGTATGCGACGGCCGAGCACTGGATGATGGCGGCGAAGGCGCGCCTGTTCGGCGACGCCGAGGCCGAGCGCGCCGCGATCGACGCGCCCAACCCCGCGCTCGCCAAGAAGGCGGGGCGGCTGGTGCGCGGTTTCGACGACTCCCTGTGGGAGCGGGAGCGCTACGGAATCGTGGTCGAGGGCAGCGTCCACAAGTTCGCCGCGCACGCCGATCTGCGGACGTTTCTGCTGGCCACCGGCGACCGGGTGCTCGTCGAGGCCAGCCCCGTGGACCGCGTGTGGGGCATCGGACTCGCTGCGGACGACGAGCGGGCCGCGGATCCGGAGCAGTGGAGGGGGCCGAACCTGCTGGGATTCGCGCTGATGGAGGCACGGGAGAGACTGCGGGAGCGGGGCTGA
- a CDS encoding PotD/PotF family extracellular solute-binding protein, whose product MPHTPKKFSPSRRSLLRALGGGAALGALAGCGVPAAYVSPGDRAGADLSASDKRLTWANWPLYIDTDDEDTTRRPTLDAFEERTGISVDYVEEINDNDEFFGKISPSLMNHQRTGRDLIVISDWMCARFVRLGWVQEMDRARQPNVTKYLDPLLRSPAFDPGRRSTVPWQSGITGIAYNRRRVGREIKHVSDLWADDLKGRVTLLSGLDEAFALLMQGNGVDITRWTADDFHRVCDQVEKNVRSGHIRRFTGNDYIKDLSSGDVLACQAYSGDVIQLQADDPDIRFVVPEEGAELWAESLMIPNLARHKANAEKLVDYYYQPEVAAELAAWVNYVCPVPAAQDILASSKDKDTAALAEDPLIFPDSGMRRRLAIARDITSTERTEFAKRWNAIAGL is encoded by the coding sequence GTGCCCCACACGCCGAAGAAGTTCTCGCCGTCCCGTCGGTCCCTGCTGCGTGCCCTCGGCGGTGGTGCGGCGCTCGGCGCCCTCGCGGGCTGCGGGGTCCCCGCCGCCTATGTGTCACCCGGCGACCGTGCCGGAGCCGACCTCTCCGCCAGTGACAAGCGGCTGACCTGGGCGAACTGGCCGCTGTACATCGACACCGACGACGAGGACACGACTCGGCGGCCCACGCTGGACGCCTTCGAGGAGCGCACCGGGATCTCCGTCGACTACGTCGAGGAGATCAACGACAACGACGAGTTCTTCGGCAAGATCAGCCCCTCCCTCATGAACCACCAGCGGACGGGCCGCGACCTGATCGTCATCAGCGACTGGATGTGCGCCCGGTTCGTCCGGCTCGGCTGGGTCCAGGAAATGGACCGCGCCCGCCAGCCCAACGTCACCAAGTACCTTGACCCGCTGCTGCGTTCGCCCGCTTTCGACCCAGGGCGCAGGTCGACCGTGCCGTGGCAGTCCGGGATCACCGGCATCGCGTACAACCGCCGCAGGGTCGGCCGCGAGATCAAGCACGTCTCCGACCTGTGGGCGGACGACCTGAAGGGCCGGGTCACCCTGCTCTCCGGCCTCGACGAGGCGTTCGCGCTGCTCATGCAGGGCAACGGCGTCGACATCACCCGGTGGACCGCGGACGACTTCCACCGGGTCTGCGACCAGGTCGAGAAGAACGTGCGCAGCGGCCACATCCGGCGCTTCACGGGCAACGACTACATCAAGGACCTGTCGAGCGGTGACGTCCTCGCCTGTCAGGCGTACTCCGGGGACGTGATCCAGCTCCAGGCCGACGACCCCGACATCCGCTTCGTCGTCCCCGAGGAGGGCGCGGAGCTCTGGGCGGAGTCGCTGATGATCCCCAACCTGGCCCGCCACAAGGCCAACGCGGAGAAGCTCGTCGACTACTACTACCAGCCGGAGGTCGCCGCGGAACTGGCCGCCTGGGTCAACTACGTCTGCCCGGTCCCCGCCGCCCAGGACATCCTCGCCTCGTCCAAGGACAAGGACACCGCCGCCCTCGCCGAGGACCCGCTGATCTTCCCCGACTCCGGGATGCGCAGGCGCCTCGCGATCGCCCGCGACATCACGTCCACGGAACGCACGGAGTTCGCCAAGCGGTGGAACGCGATCGCGGGGCTGTAG
- a CDS encoding spermidine/putrescine ABC transporter substrate-binding protein: MEQYEPDRLSPVQLAAMRRSYRNGRASLSRRSLLRASAGGALAVGGLGALSGCGIPAAGKTQGGVSAEDHSAKEKTVNFSNWTEYMDVDDSEKHHPTLDTFAKRTGIKVKYTEDINDNVEFFGKIKPQLAAGQDTGRDIIVVTDWLAARLIRFGWVQKLDAANLPHAYTNLSQQFRNPDWDPGRAYSYPWQGISTVIAYNKKALDGIEVKSISDMLDNPKLKGRVGFLSEMRDSIGMTLLDMGKDPAKFTDDDFDAAIARLQKAVDKGQIRRFTGNDYTADLTKGDLAACVAWAGDVVQLKADSPDVDFIIPDSGYLTSSDNMLIPNKARHKTNAERLMDYYYEPEPAAELAAYINYVCPVDGVKPYLAKIDKDAANNPLIIPDKAMAAKSHAFRSLSQKEETAYEEKFAKLTGV, encoded by the coding sequence ATGGAGCAGTACGAGCCCGACCGACTCTCCCCGGTCCAACTGGCCGCCATGCGGCGCAGTTACAGGAACGGCAGGGCCTCTCTCAGCCGCCGTTCGCTGCTGCGCGCCTCCGCGGGCGGCGCGCTCGCCGTCGGCGGTCTCGGGGCGCTGAGCGGCTGCGGGATCCCCGCCGCCGGCAAGACCCAGGGCGGCGTCTCCGCCGAGGACCACTCGGCCAAGGAGAAGACAGTCAACTTCTCCAACTGGACCGAGTACATGGACGTGGACGACAGCGAGAAGCACCACCCCACGCTCGACACGTTCGCCAAGCGGACCGGCATCAAGGTCAAGTACACCGAGGACATCAACGACAACGTCGAGTTCTTCGGCAAGATCAAGCCGCAGCTCGCGGCGGGCCAGGACACCGGCCGCGACATCATCGTCGTCACCGACTGGCTCGCGGCCCGCCTCATCCGCTTCGGGTGGGTCCAGAAACTGGACGCGGCCAACCTGCCGCACGCCTACACCAACCTGTCGCAGCAGTTCCGCAACCCCGACTGGGACCCGGGCCGCGCCTACTCGTATCCCTGGCAGGGCATCTCGACCGTCATCGCGTACAACAAGAAGGCGCTCGACGGCATCGAGGTGAAGTCCATCTCCGACATGCTCGACAACCCCAAGCTCAAGGGGCGCGTCGGCTTCCTCTCGGAAATGCGCGACAGCATCGGCATGACGCTGCTCGACATGGGCAAGGACCCGGCGAAGTTCACCGACGACGACTTCGACGCGGCGATCGCCCGTCTCCAGAAGGCCGTCGACAAGGGCCAGATCCGCCGCTTCACCGGCAACGACTACACGGCCGACCTCACCAAGGGAGACCTCGCGGCCTGTGTCGCCTGGGCCGGTGACGTCGTCCAGCTCAAGGCCGACAGCCCGGACGTCGACTTCATCATCCCGGACAGCGGCTACCTGACGTCCTCGGACAACATGCTGATCCCCAACAAGGCGCGTCACAAGACGAACGCCGAGCGGCTCATGGACTACTACTACGAGCCCGAGCCGGCCGCCGAACTCGCCGCGTACATCAACTACGTGTGTCCCGTGGACGGGGTGAAGCCCTATCTCGCGAAGATCGACAAGGACGCGGCGAACAACCCGCTGATCATTCCTGACAAGGCCATGGCCGCCAAGTCGCACGCCTTCCGCTCACTGAGCCAGAAGGAAGAGACGGCCTACGAAGAGAAGTTCGCGAAGCTCACAGGGGTGTGA
- a CDS encoding ABC transporter permease: MSTLTEAPPPLAPTAPEKKPPRRRGRLTPYWLLLPGMLWLVVFFALPMVYQASTSVQTGSLEDGFKVTWHFQTYWDALVDYYPQFLRSILYAGSATILCLLLGYPLAYLIAFRAGRWRNLIMILVIAPFFTSFLIRTLAWKTILADGGPVVGALNSLHVLDVTSWLGITAGDRVLATPLAVVCGLTYNFLPFMILPLYTSLERIDGRLHEAAGDLYARPFTTFRKVTFPLSMPGVVSGTLLTFIPASGDYVNADLLGSTDTRMIGNVIQTQFLRILDYPTAAALSFILMAGILFMVTFYIRKSGTEDLV, encoded by the coding sequence ATGTCGACCCTCACCGAGGCGCCACCGCCTCTCGCGCCCACCGCGCCCGAGAAGAAGCCCCCACGCAGAAGGGGCCGCCTGACGCCGTACTGGCTGCTGCTGCCCGGCATGCTGTGGCTGGTCGTCTTCTTCGCGCTGCCGATGGTCTACCAGGCCTCCACGTCCGTGCAGACGGGCTCCCTGGAGGACGGCTTCAAGGTCACCTGGCACTTCCAGACGTACTGGGACGCGCTGGTCGACTACTACCCGCAGTTCCTGCGCTCCATCCTCTACGCGGGCTCGGCGACGATCCTGTGCCTGCTGCTCGGCTACCCGCTGGCGTATCTGATCGCCTTCCGCGCGGGCCGCTGGCGCAACCTGATCATGATCCTGGTGATCGCGCCGTTCTTCACCAGCTTCCTGATCCGCACGCTCGCCTGGAAGACGATCCTCGCGGACGGCGGCCCGGTCGTCGGCGCCCTCAACTCGCTGCACGTCCTGGACGTCACCAGCTGGCTGGGCATCACGGCCGGCGACCGCGTCCTCGCGACCCCGCTCGCGGTGGTCTGCGGTCTGACGTACAACTTCCTGCCGTTCATGATCCTGCCGCTCTACACCTCGCTGGAGCGGATCGACGGGCGGCTGCACGAGGCGGCGGGCGACCTGTACGCGCGGCCGTTCACCACCTTCCGCAAGGTGACCTTCCCGCTGTCGATGCCGGGTGTCGTCTCCGGAACGCTGCTGACCTTCATCCCGGCCAGCGGTGACTACGTGAACGCCGACCTGCTCGGTTCCACGGACACCCGCATGATCGGCAACGTCATCCAGACGCAGTTCCTGCGGATTCTCGACTATCCGACGGCCGCAGCGCTCTCGTTCATCCTCATGGCCGGAATCCTCTTCATGGTCACGTTCTACATCCGTAAGTCCGGGACGGAGGATCTGGTTTAA
- a CDS encoding ABC transporter ATP-binding protein, protein MTTMTNDNSGDVRLSGISKTYDNGFTAVQPLDLTVPQGSFFALLGASGCGKTTTLRMIAGLEDPSSGTVHLGEQDVTNLPPYKRPVNTVFQSYALFPHLDIFENVAFGLRRRGIKSVKKQVEDMLDLVQLGEQARKKPHQLSGGQQQRVAVARALINHPKVLLLDEPLGALDLKLRRQMQLELKRIQTEVGITFIHVTHDQEEAMTMADTVAVMNAGRVEQLGSPADLYENPNTTFVANFLGTSNLIEAEVDSKSGDEIVLKAGGGKLLLPEARCSAPTTTGGKVLVGVRPEKISLTHADEAGEIPVGRNRITGKIADSSFIGVSTQYVIDSAVCPEFEVYAQNVDRDSRLVPGADVVLHWNPAHTFGLDAAQDIDAGVESVEEEAA, encoded by the coding sequence GTGACCACGATGACGAATGACAACAGCGGCGACGTCCGCCTCTCCGGGATCAGCAAGACGTACGACAACGGCTTCACCGCCGTGCAACCGCTGGACCTGACCGTGCCGCAGGGCTCCTTCTTCGCCCTGCTGGGCGCGTCGGGCTGCGGCAAGACCACCACCCTGCGCATGATCGCCGGCCTGGAGGATCCCAGCTCGGGCACCGTCCACCTCGGCGAGCAGGACGTGACGAACCTGCCGCCGTACAAGCGGCCGGTCAACACGGTCTTCCAGTCGTACGCCCTCTTCCCGCACCTCGACATCTTCGAGAACGTCGCCTTCGGCCTGCGCCGGCGCGGCATCAAGTCGGTGAAGAAGCAGGTCGAGGACATGCTCGACCTCGTACAACTGGGCGAGCAGGCCCGCAAGAAACCGCACCAGCTCTCCGGCGGTCAGCAGCAGCGTGTCGCCGTGGCCCGCGCGCTGATCAACCACCCCAAGGTGCTGCTTCTCGACGAGCCGCTCGGCGCCCTCGACCTCAAGCTGCGCCGCCAGATGCAGCTGGAGCTCAAGCGCATCCAGACCGAGGTCGGCATCACGTTCATCCACGTCACGCACGACCAGGAGGAGGCCATGACCATGGCCGACACGGTCGCCGTGATGAACGCGGGCCGCGTCGAACAGCTCGGCTCGCCCGCCGACCTGTACGAGAACCCCAACACCACGTTCGTCGCGAACTTCCTCGGCACGTCCAACCTGATCGAGGCCGAGGTCGACTCCAAGAGCGGCGACGAGATCGTCCTCAAGGCGGGCGGCGGCAAGCTGCTGCTGCCCGAGGCGCGATGTTCGGCGCCCACGACGACCGGCGGCAAGGTGCTGGTCGGCGTACGCCCCGAGAAGATCTCGCTGACGCACGCCGACGAGGCCGGGGAGATCCCGGTGGGCCGCAACCGCATCACCGGCAAGATCGCCGACTCCAGCTTCATCGGCGTCTCCACGCAGTACGTCATCGACAGCGCCGTCTGCCCGGAGTTCGAGGTCTACGCCCAGAACGTCGACCGCGACTCCCGGCTGGTGCCCGGCGCCGACGTCGTCCTGCACTGGAACCCGGCGCACACCTTCGGCCTGGACGCGGCGCAGGACATAGACGCCGGTGTCGAGTCGGTCGAGGAAGAGGCCGCCTGA
- a CDS encoding DUF4190 domain-containing protein yields MPSNGMGTAGLVLGIIAVVVFCLWPLAIVLGILGVIFGAVGRRKARRGEATNAGQALAGIICGAVGIALGIAVLVIVLVVPDDSGDGASDDGGFSTSLSLAVAPSR; encoded by the coding sequence GTGCCGAGCAACGGGATGGGCACCGCCGGGCTCGTGCTCGGCATCATCGCGGTCGTGGTGTTCTGCCTGTGGCCCCTGGCCATCGTGCTGGGCATCCTCGGGGTGATCTTCGGTGCGGTCGGGCGGCGCAAGGCGCGGCGGGGCGAGGCGACGAATGCGGGGCAGGCGCTCGCCGGGATCATCTGCGGAGCCGTCGGCATCGCGCTGGGCATCGCCGTGCTGGTGATCGTCCTGGTCGTGCCCGACGACAGCGGGGACGGCGCCTCGGACGACGGCGGCTTCTCCACCTCGCTGTCACTGGCCGTGGCGCCCAGCCGTTAG
- a CDS encoding glycerophosphodiester phosphodiesterase, which translates to MRTVTAVAHRGDPYRVRENTVDSLRSALRLGADAVEIDVRLTRDNVPVLLHDGSLKRLWEHDRPVRSLSFDEVRGLTAGGVPTLVDALAAAGDARLMIDLPGGPDRRAVRRIVDVVRECGAEERVYYCAGAETMLAVRAADHAAEIALTWTTLAPPRPALLAAVRPRWINYRFALVDRELTARVHRDGYLLSVWTPDTRRSMRRLLDVGVDSITTNRIDALCALRKA; encoded by the coding sequence ATGCGCACCGTGACTGCCGTCGCCCATCGCGGCGACCCCTACCGCGTCCGTGAGAACACCGTCGACTCGCTGCGTTCCGCGCTCCGCCTGGGCGCGGACGCGGTCGAGATCGACGTCCGACTCACCCGCGACAACGTGCCGGTCCTGCTGCACGACGGGTCGCTGAAGCGGCTGTGGGAGCACGACCGGCCGGTGCGCTCGCTCTCCTTCGACGAGGTGCGCGGGCTCACGGCCGGCGGGGTGCCCACGCTCGTGGACGCGCTGGCGGCGGCCGGTGACGCCCGGCTGATGATCGACCTGCCGGGCGGCCCGGACCGGCGGGCGGTACGCCGGATCGTCGACGTCGTGCGTGAGTGCGGGGCCGAGGAGCGGGTGTACTACTGCGCGGGCGCCGAGACCATGCTCGCGGTGCGCGCGGCCGACCACGCCGCGGAGATCGCGCTGACCTGGACGACCCTCGCCCCACCGCGTCCCGCGCTGCTCGCGGCGGTCCGGCCCCGCTGGATCAACTACCGCTTCGCCCTGGTCGACCGCGAACTCACCGCCCGCGTCCACCGCGACGGTTACCTGCTGTCGGTGTGGACGCCCGACACCCGCCGCTCCATGCGGCGGCTCCTCGATGTGGGCGTGGACTCGATCACCACCAACCGCATCGACGCGCTGTGCGCCCTGCGCAAGGCGTGA
- a CDS encoding gamma-aminobutyraldehyde dehydrogenase, translating to MHNPGHRFQAQDRFADGAQYIAGRLTKGTSGRTHAVVDPATGDEVYTYELASTVDVDAAVAAARQAFPGWSGATPGERSDALHRFAAVLAERAEEFAQAESLQCGKPLKLTREFDVPGTIDNTAFFAGAARHLQGQSAGEYSGDHTSYVRREPIGVVGSIAPWNYPLQMAAWKILPAIAAGNTIVLKPAELTPLTSLLFAEAATAAGIPDGVVNIITGAGKDAGEHLVGHPDVAMTSFTGSTAVGKRVAEIATSTVKRLHLELGGKAPFVVFDDADVDAAVNGAVAGSLINTGQDCTAATRAYVQRPLYEEFVAKTAALMASVRVGDPFAPGTDLGPLISHAQRDRVAGFVDRARGYARVVTGGEVPQGDLKSGAYYRPTLVADAAQDSEIVQSEIFGPVLVVLPFDSDDEGIRLANDTPYGLAASAWSRDVYRANRATREIKAGCVWVNDHIPIISEMPHGGYKASGFGKDMSAYSFEEYTQIKHVMFDNTAEVRKSWHRTIFGDRP from the coding sequence ATGCACAATCCGGGCCATCGCTTCCAGGCGCAGGACCGTTTCGCGGACGGCGCGCAGTACATCGCCGGACGGCTGACCAAGGGCACCTCCGGCCGCACGCACGCGGTGGTCGACCCCGCCACCGGCGACGAGGTCTACACGTACGAACTGGCGAGCACCGTGGACGTGGACGCGGCCGTCGCCGCCGCCCGCCAGGCGTTCCCGGGCTGGTCGGGCGCCACCCCCGGCGAGCGCTCCGACGCACTGCACCGCTTCGCCGCCGTGCTCGCCGAGCGTGCCGAGGAGTTCGCGCAGGCCGAGTCCCTCCAGTGCGGAAAGCCGCTCAAGCTCACCCGTGAGTTCGACGTGCCCGGCACCATCGACAACACCGCGTTCTTCGCAGGCGCGGCCCGGCACCTCCAGGGCCAGTCCGCGGGCGAGTACTCCGGCGACCACACCTCGTACGTACGCCGGGAGCCCATCGGTGTCGTCGGCTCCATCGCGCCCTGGAACTACCCCCTGCAGATGGCCGCGTGGAAGATCCTCCCGGCCATCGCCGCGGGCAACACGATCGTGCTGAAGCCGGCCGAACTGACCCCGCTCACCTCGCTGCTCTTCGCCGAGGCGGCGACCGCGGCCGGGATCCCCGACGGGGTCGTCAACATCATCACGGGCGCCGGCAAGGACGCGGGCGAGCACCTCGTCGGCCACCCCGACGTCGCCATGACCTCGTTCACCGGGTCCACCGCCGTCGGCAAGCGGGTCGCCGAGATCGCCACCTCCACGGTCAAGCGGCTCCACCTCGAACTGGGCGGCAAGGCGCCCTTCGTGGTCTTCGACGACGCCGACGTGGACGCCGCCGTCAACGGCGCGGTCGCGGGCTCGCTCATCAACACCGGCCAGGACTGCACGGCCGCCACGCGCGCGTACGTGCAAAGGCCCCTCTACGAAGAGTTCGTCGCCAAGACGGCCGCCCTCATGGCGAGTGTCCGCGTGGGCGATCCCTTCGCGCCCGGCACCGACCTCGGCCCGCTCATCTCGCACGCCCAGCGCGACCGCGTCGCCGGATTCGTCGACCGGGCGCGTGGCTACGCGCGCGTGGTCACCGGCGGCGAGGTCCCGCAGGGGGACCTCAAGAGCGGCGCCTACTACCGGCCCACCCTGGTCGCCGACGCCGCCCAGGACAGCGAGATCGTGCAGTCCGAGATCTTCGGTCCCGTCCTGGTGGTGCTGCCCTTCGACAGCGACGACGAGGGCATCCGGCTCGCCAACGACACGCCGTACGGGCTCGCCGCCTCCGCCTGGAGCCGCGACGTCTACCGGGCCAACCGCGCCACCCGTGAGATCAAGGCGGGCTGCGTGTGGGTCAACGACCACATTCCGATCATCAGCGAGATGCCGCACGGCGGTTACAAGGCGTCCGGCTTCGGCAAGGACATGTCGGCGTACTCGTTCGAGGAGTACACCCAGATCAAGCACGTCATGTTCGACAACACCGCGGAGGTCAGGAAGTCCTGGCACCGCACGATCTTCGGGGACCGGCCGTAG
- a CDS encoding serine hydrolase domain-containing protein: MAVRRPVVALVAALALGLAAGPLSAPALASPGTVAARTTGPDAEALRAALAGLPDADATAALVRVGGTDGRWRGSAGVHDLAGGRKADPNALFRAGSTTKVVTAAVVLRLAAEGKVDLGTPVQHYLPGLLSSAFKPVTVRQLLNHTSGIQAGDGFGDAFEDAYAHRFDTLTPQQVVASAVAKGPEFDPGEQQDYLNINYTILGMLIEKVTGHSYASEATRRVLRPAGMHHTYFPGTDPRIHGPHNHGYQAVKQADGTTEFVDVTEWNQADRWAAGDMISTTADLERLITHLFRGEIVPKPQLEEMFTVPSNIEGADMSAGLQRFEYGGKVYWLKSGARYGYSAVVVATRDLSRTLVYSVNSTDAKGESMNPVAQRIALAALK; this comes from the coding sequence ATGGCCGTACGCCGCCCCGTAGTTGCCCTCGTCGCCGCCCTCGCCCTCGGTCTCGCCGCCGGCCCCCTGAGCGCGCCCGCGCTCGCCTCCCCCGGCACGGTCGCCGCGCGGACGACCGGACCCGACGCCGAGGCCCTGCGCGCCGCGCTCGCCGGGCTCCCGGACGCGGACGCGACCGCCGCGCTGGTGCGGGTCGGGGGCACCGACGGCCGCTGGCGCGGCAGCGCGGGCGTGCACGATCTCGCCGGCGGCCGGAAGGCGGACCCGAACGCGCTCTTCCGCGCAGGTTCGACCACGAAGGTGGTCACGGCGGCGGTGGTGCTGCGACTCGCGGCGGAGGGCAAGGTCGACCTGGGCACCCCGGTGCAGCACTATCTCCCCGGGCTCCTGTCGTCCGCCTTCAAGCCCGTCACCGTACGGCAGCTGCTGAACCACACCAGCGGGATCCAGGCGGGTGACGGCTTCGGCGACGCCTTCGAGGACGCGTACGCGCACCGCTTCGACACGCTCACGCCGCAGCAGGTCGTCGCCTCGGCGGTGGCGAAGGGCCCGGAGTTCGACCCGGGTGAGCAGCAGGACTACCTGAACATCAACTACACGATCCTCGGCATGCTGATCGAGAAGGTCACGGGACACTCGTACGCCTCCGAGGCCACCCGGCGCGTGCTGCGCCCCGCCGGGATGCACCACACGTACTTCCCCGGCACCGACCCCCGCATCCACGGCCCGCACAACCACGGCTACCAGGCGGTGAAGCAGGCGGACGGCACGACGGAGTTCGTCGATGTCACCGAGTGGAACCAGGCGGACCGCTGGGCGGCCGGCGACATGATCTCCACGACCGCGGACCTGGAGCGGCTGATCACCCACCTCTTCCGGGGCGAGATCGTCCCGAAGCCGCAGTTGGAGGAGATGTTCACCGTCCCCTCGAACATCGAGGGTGCCGACATGAGCGCCGGGCTCCAGCGCTTCGAGTACGGCGGCAAGGTGTACTGGCTCAAGTCGGGCGCCCGCTACGGCTACAGCGCGGTCGTCGTGGCCACCCGCGACCTCTCCCGCACCCTCGTCTACTCGGTCAACTCCACGGACGCGAAGGGCGAGTCGATGAACCCGGTGGCGCAGCGGATCGCGCTCGCGGCGCTCAAGTAG